Proteins from a single region of Crassaminicella profunda:
- a CDS encoding helix-turn-helix domain-containing protein, producing MTIKKNIMDDYYKYVEDKYCSETLDEVLGKKYFIKDQFGTGNFFRIKIEEGLEISGFDISKMEMDFDNRVPHEDILEVGYCYGGETKILSLPDGKEYTFKKDDICIYNTLNKLDYFKFKYRNCKAMSIHMNFNSIKNAMNSIWEDEILRDWQENINNIFKENILIVEKASYDLRKIAQEIDTISSNNMMGYMKLKLKTIEFLATFLEEKSKENFKNIKNKEVQIITKAKEIINENIENTPSVKELANQLNTSVYKLQKGFKDITGDTVYEYIKKAKIEKAKYLLKNSNLSILEIANEIGYENPSKFANVFKRYNDITPLKYRKSK from the coding sequence ATGACAATTAAAAAAAATATAATGGATGATTATTACAAATATGTTGAAGATAAATACTGTTCTGAAACATTAGATGAAGTATTAGGGAAAAAATATTTTATCAAAGATCAATTTGGTACAGGAAATTTTTTCAGAATAAAGATAGAAGAGGGATTAGAAATATCAGGATTTGATATCTCAAAAATGGAAATGGATTTTGATAATAGAGTTCCTCATGAGGACATTTTAGAAGTAGGATATTGTTATGGTGGAGAGACAAAAATTTTATCCTTACCAGATGGTAAAGAATATACCTTTAAGAAAGATGACATTTGTATTTATAATACATTAAATAAATTAGATTATTTCAAATTTAAATATAGAAATTGTAAAGCCATGTCTATTCATATGAATTTTAATAGTATTAAAAATGCCATGAATTCTATTTGGGAAGATGAGATCCTCAGGGATTGGCAAGAAAACATTAATAATATATTTAAAGAAAATATATTAATAGTTGAAAAAGCTAGCTATGATTTGAGAAAAATAGCACAAGAGATAGATACAATCTCTAGTAATAATATGATGGGGTATATGAAATTAAAATTAAAAACGATCGAGTTTTTAGCTACTTTTCTTGAAGAAAAATCAAAGGAAAATTTTAAAAATATTAAAAATAAAGAAGTACAAATCATCACGAAGGCGAAAGAAATTATCAATGAAAATATTGAAAATACACCTTCTGTTAAAGAATTAGCTAATCAATTAAATACAAGTGTCTACAAATTACAAAAAGGATTTAAAGATATCACAGGGGATACTGTCTATGAGTATATAAAAAAAGCAAAAATAGAAAAAGCAAAATATTTATTAAAAAATAGCAATTTATCCATTTTAGAGATTGCAAATGAAATAGGCTATGAGAATCCAAGTAAATTTGCAAATGTATTTAAACGATATAATGATATAACACCTTTAAAATATAGAAAATCAAAATAA
- a CDS encoding glycosyltransferase, whose translation MKNMTFVDYLFLYALVCTWGLLLLNIILTLGGYAYYLHISKININILRKIKKYPFVSILIPAHNEEKVIGRTLKAVLSLDYPIEKIEIIVINDCSTDDTEKVLRKVVAENPNRKITIINTDPLTGGKGKSNALNIGFKRSKGELLVVYDADNTPEKVSLRYLVHTIMSTDEYGAVIGKFRTRNKERNMLTRFINIETLSFQWMAQAGRWKLFKIATIPGTNFIIRRSILQGLGGWDERAVAEDTEISFRIYRMGYKIAFMPLAVTWEQEPETLRVWFKQRTRWANGNIYVLIKYFKKIFEQKNTSVLFDLYYFFSVYILFLSSILISDIVFILGLLTDYKISLVGNFIIIWILSYILFVLEVSITLTLEKGESNYKNILLVAIMYFTYCQLWMVVAIRGIAVYLKNSILNREAKWNKTERF comes from the coding sequence GTGAAGAATATGACTTTTGTGGATTACTTATTTTTATATGCATTAGTTTGTACTTGGGGGCTATTGCTTTTAAATATTATTTTAACCTTAGGGGGATACGCTTATTATCTTCATATTTCTAAAATAAATATAAACATACTTAGAAAGATAAAAAAATATCCTTTTGTATCCATATTAATCCCTGCTCATAATGAGGAGAAAGTCATTGGAAGGACATTAAAGGCGGTTTTGTCTTTAGATTATCCTATTGAAAAAATAGAAATTATTGTCATTAATGATTGTTCTACAGATGATACAGAAAAAGTTTTAAGGAAAGTGGTAGCAGAAAATCCCAATAGAAAAATAACAATTATAAATACAGACCCTTTAACAGGTGGAAAAGGGAAATCAAATGCATTAAATATTGGTTTTAAAAGATCAAAGGGGGAATTACTTGTTGTCTATGATGCAGATAATACTCCCGAAAAAGTATCTTTACGTTATTTAGTACATACGATTATGAGTACTGATGAATATGGAGCTGTCATTGGAAAATTTAGAACAAGAAATAAAGAAAGGAATATGCTCACAAGGTTTATCAATATTGAAACCTTAAGTTTTCAATGGATGGCACAGGCGGGAAGATGGAAACTTTTTAAAATAGCCACTATTCCTGGTACGAATTTTATTATTAGAAGAAGTATATTACAAGGTCTTGGAGGATGGGATGAAAGAGCAGTAGCTGAAGACACAGAAATCAGTTTTCGAATTTATCGTATGGGCTATAAAATTGCTTTTATGCCATTGGCTGTTACATGGGAACAAGAACCAGAAACTTTAAGGGTTTGGTTTAAGCAGAGAACAAGATGGGCAAATGGAAATATTTATGTCTTAATAAAATATTTTAAAAAGATATTTGAACAGAAAAATACCAGTGTTTTATTTGATTTGTATTATTTTTTTTCTGTTTACATTTTATTTTTATCGTCTATATTGATTTCTGATATTGTTTTTATTTTAGGATTATTGACAGATTATAAAATTTCTTTGGTAGGAAATTTTATAATCATTTGGATTTTGTCATATATTTTGTTTGTTTTAGAAGTGAGTATTACTTTGACCCTAGAAAAAGGAGAAAGTAATTATAAAAATATTTTATTAGTAGCTATTATGTATTTTACTTATTGTCAGCTTTGGATGGTAGTTGCTATAAGAGGAATAGCTGTTTACCTTAAAAACAGTATATTGAATCGTGAAGCAAAATGGAATAAAACAGAGAGATTCTAA
- a CDS encoding DeoR/GlpR family DNA-binding transcription regulator yields the protein MYQEERLQVILNYLGEHKRINVEEICNLCNISRDTARRDLVKLEERGAILRTRGGALLPTLIKEIKSYKDRLYNDSKEKKAIGKLAASLIKNGDKIIMDTSTTVQACSEFLQVDHCTIITNSINQADILSNKPQVHIHLLGGQLNQEQRFLYGPSVISMLSNYYVDKTFIGTCGLSKEGVMVAFEEDGFIMKKMIEQADQVILLVDHSKFDKKGFFKAADLSQIDIVITDQLPNPSLMDVLNHYEISVMLTK from the coding sequence GTGTATCAAGAAGAGAGACTTCAAGTAATTCTAAATTATTTAGGTGAACATAAACGAATTAATGTAGAAGAAATTTGTAATCTATGTAATATTTCAAGAGATACAGCAAGAAGAGATTTAGTAAAATTAGAAGAAAGAGGTGCTATTCTCCGAACACGTGGCGGTGCTCTATTACCCACTCTAATCAAAGAAATAAAAAGCTATAAAGATCGCCTTTATAATGACTCCAAAGAAAAAAAAGCCATTGGAAAATTAGCCGCTTCACTCATTAAAAATGGTGACAAAATCATTATGGATACCTCTACCACTGTACAAGCATGTTCAGAATTTTTACAGGTAGATCATTGTACTATTATTACAAATTCCATCAATCAGGCAGATATACTTTCAAATAAACCACAAGTCCATATTCACTTGTTAGGAGGTCAACTCAACCAAGAACAGCGTTTTTTATATGGTCCATCAGTGATCTCAATGCTTTCTAATTATTATGTAGATAAAACCTTTATCGGTACTTGTGGTCTTTCAAAAGAAGGGGTCATGGTTGCTTTTGAAGAAGATGGTTTTATCATGAAAAAAATGATTGAACAAGCAGATCAAGTGATTTTGTTAGTAGATCATTCAAAGTTTGATAAAAAAGGCTTTTTCAAAGCTGCTGATTTGTCACAAATTGACATAGTCATTACAGATCAACTACCTAATCCATCATTAATGGATGTTTTGAATCATTATGAAATAAGTGTTATGCTAACAAAATAA
- the feoB gene encoding ferrous iron transport protein B encodes MDSIAAVNSVTIGLAGQPNTGKSTLFNKLTGAKQHVGNWPGKTVEQKQGIFYFNDKKYSLVDLPGTYSLTANSSEELIARDFIISDDVDMIITMVDTSQLERSMYLLSEIVGMNVPVIAVLNMIDVAKEQGKSIDIQKLQEKLGIPIVPMVAAKGEGVEGLLEKVQIIEEDQKILHTDDMVKIYEDVFKEEFNELIKILPDVGIGNCSSSWISVRLLENDEQIVNLVKQEVTENEWEVVRSIIKKNTDGPLKAANCRYAWIESVLKDVLTKKQEYSLKRMGFDRLSTHRIFGKPIAVLMIILGFIASMAIAMPFMMGIGSILPRISLTLRDILLDKGVSYWIISLVTEAVIPGLSMAIIMGGFIAGVVFVFGFMEDVGYMARVAYVFDTTMSKIGLHGKSIMPFITSFGCNMAGITGSRVIESWQQRLLTITTSMVVPCAAMWGVIGLIGSLFFGVNAIWVIAALFICSIFYVIFTSWIFRTKFIKEEDGMGLIMELPPYHKPNWKGIFVHVWSKMKDVMKKAFVVIVGVSVVMWILSYTADGNIENSPIYAIGKTVEPIATFLGLDWRLLIALLVSVMSREGALGVLSMLFGVGSGTSSFSGIMISGAVQFDQSALSTVMLASISKPSALAFMFAYYFNVPCMAAIACVHAETHSLKWTVKIVSYYMLSALVIGAVAYRIGIILF; translated from the coding sequence ATGGATAGTATAGCTGCAGTAAACTCTGTAACAATAGGATTAGCAGGACAGCCTAATACAGGGAAATCAACACTTTTTAATAAACTTACTGGTGCAAAGCAGCATGTAGGAAATTGGCCAGGAAAAACGGTTGAGCAAAAACAAGGGATATTTTATTTTAATGATAAAAAATATAGTCTTGTAGATTTACCAGGAACCTATAGCTTGACAGCTAATTCATCGGAAGAGCTTATTGCTAGAGATTTTATCATTTCTGATGATGTAGATATGATTATTACAATGGTAGATACATCACAACTAGAGAGAAGTATGTATTTACTTTCAGAAATAGTAGGGATGAATGTTCCTGTAATTGCAGTATTGAATATGATCGATGTTGCCAAAGAACAAGGGAAAAGCATTGACATTCAAAAGCTACAAGAAAAATTAGGCATCCCTATTGTACCTATGGTTGCTGCAAAAGGAGAAGGTGTTGAAGGTCTTTTAGAAAAAGTTCAAATAATAGAAGAAGATCAAAAAATTCTTCATACAGATGATATGGTTAAAATATATGAGGATGTTTTTAAAGAAGAATTTAATGAGCTTATAAAAATTCTACCAGATGTAGGAATCGGAAATTGTAGTAGTAGCTGGATTAGTGTAAGATTGCTTGAAAATGATGAACAAATTGTTAATCTTGTTAAACAAGAAGTTACAGAAAACGAATGGGAAGTAGTCCGTTCTATTATTAAAAAAAATACAGATGGACCTTTAAAAGCAGCTAATTGTAGGTATGCATGGATAGAAAGTGTCTTAAAGGATGTGTTGACAAAAAAACAAGAGTACTCTTTAAAAAGAATGGGATTTGATAGATTATCTACCCATAGAATTTTTGGAAAACCTATTGCAGTCTTGATGATAATATTAGGATTTATTGCAAGTATGGCAATTGCTATGCCATTTATGATGGGGATAGGTAGTATACTTCCACGGATTTCTTTAACCTTACGAGATATTTTATTAGATAAGGGAGTTTCCTATTGGATTATTTCTTTAGTAACAGAAGCTGTTATTCCTGGATTATCAATGGCAATAATTATGGGAGGTTTTATTGCAGGAGTTGTATTTGTTTTCGGATTTATGGAAGATGTGGGATATATGGCGAGAGTTGCTTATGTATTTGATACAACTATGAGTAAGATTGGTTTACATGGAAAGTCTATTATGCCATTTATTACAAGTTTTGGTTGCAATATGGCGGGGATCACTGGATCGAGAGTAATAGAATCATGGCAACAAAGACTCCTTACCATTACTACGAGTATGGTTGTACCGTGTGCAGCCATGTGGGGGGTTATAGGATTAATAGGAAGTTTATTTTTTGGCGTAAATGCCATATGGGTGATTGCAGCTTTATTTATATGTTCTATTTTCTATGTCATTTTTACCTCTTGGATTTTCAGAACAAAATTTATAAAAGAAGAAGATGGGATGGGACTCATTATGGAGTTACCACCTTATCATAAACCCAATTGGAAAGGAATTTTCGTTCATGTTTGGAGTAAAATGAAAGATGTTATGAAAAAAGCCTTTGTTGTGATTGTTGGGGTATCTGTTGTAATGTGGATATTATCTTATACAGCTGATGGAAATATTGAAAATAGTCCAATATATGCCATTGGAAAAACAGTAGAGCCTATAGCTACTTTTTTAGGACTAGATTGGAGATTGTTGATTGCATTACTTGTTTCTGTAATGAGTAGGGAAGGTGCTTTAGGTGTATTATCCATGTTGTTTGGAGTAGGATCAGGAACATCAAGTTTTTCTGGAATTATGATTTCAGGGGCTGTTCAGTTTGATCAATCTGCTTTGTCAACAGTTATGTTAGCTTCTATTTCAAAACCTTCGGCACTTGCTTTTATGTTTGCTTATTATTTCAATGTTCCGTGTATGGCAGCTATTGCATGTGTTCATGCTGAAACCCATTCTTTAAAATGGACTGTAAAAATTGTGAGCTACTAT
- a CDS encoding glycosyl hydrolase family 8 yields MKRVWILLILLFIGGYFIFERTPEFSISDDLTKEYKKEWKEETICLDFIKNKLSSESGGIYTNYLDTKKLGVSARGHEILSESEGLMMLYFVKKRDKKYFDVHLDFVEKKMMEKQGWIKWRIREENENISNSSASLDDIRIARCLAYAHNLWKDERYYKILKKISRGLLKYNLHKEVLTNYYDFENHDTSVEVDLSYIDLYTMHLLSEDHKKWKMVYKNGLSIIEAGYISDRLPLYKKSFNIPLEAYSNDENINMIDSLLVVLHLSEINRVKKQTIKWIREQVFVKKIIFTGYNRKTLRPISKDESTAVYAIVARIAKNIGDEDLYNEAIKKMLKLQIQDQKSSLYGAFGNIENNEVFSFDNLQALLAF; encoded by the coding sequence ATGAAAAGAGTATGGATTTTATTGATTTTACTATTCATAGGCGGATATTTTATTTTTGAAAGAACACCAGAATTTAGTATTTCTGATGACCTTACTAAGGAATATAAAAAAGAATGGAAAGAAGAAACCATATGCTTAGATTTTATAAAGAATAAATTATCTTCAGAAAGTGGAGGAATCTATACTAACTATTTAGATACAAAAAAACTAGGGGTGTCTGCTAGAGGGCATGAAATTCTTTCTGAATCGGAAGGTCTTATGATGCTGTATTTTGTAAAAAAAAGAGATAAAAAATATTTTGATGTACATTTAGATTTTGTTGAAAAGAAAATGATGGAAAAACAAGGATGGATCAAATGGAGGATTCGAGAAGAAAATGAGAATATATCCAATAGTTCAGCTTCTCTAGATGATATAAGGATTGCTCGTTGTTTAGCCTATGCTCATAATCTTTGGAAGGATGAGAGATACTATAAAATACTGAAAAAAATTAGTAGAGGATTGTTAAAATATAATTTACATAAAGAGGTATTAACAAACTATTATGATTTTGAAAATCATGACACTTCAGTAGAAGTAGACCTTTCTTATATAGATTTATACACAATGCATTTACTAAGTGAAGATCATAAAAAATGGAAAATGGTTTATAAAAATGGATTGAGTATTATTGAAGCTGGATATATATCTGATCGTTTACCATTATATAAAAAATCTTTTAATATACCCTTAGAAGCATACTCAAATGATGAAAATATAAACATGATTGATAGTCTTTTAGTAGTTTTACATCTTAGTGAGATCAATAGGGTAAAAAAGCAAACTATAAAATGGATAAGGGAGCAGGTTTTTGTTAAAAAAATCATTTTTACAGGATATAATCGTAAAACTTTAAGACCTATAAGTAAGGATGAATCAACTGCTGTATATGCTATTGTTGCAAGGATTGCAAAGAATATTGGAGATGAAGATCTCTATAATGAAGCCATAAAAAAAATGCTTAAGCTTCAAATTCAAGATCAGAAGAGTTCTCTTTATGGTGCTTTTGGAAACATAGAGAATAATGAAGTTTTTTCATTTGATAATTTACAAGCACTATTGGCCTTTTAA
- a CDS encoding FeoA family protein — MTRLNLQKENTICKIIELEGSNKFISKITAMGLTNGTFIEVIQNNKKFPVLLFARDTMIAVSKEEAKKILVKEVS, encoded by the coding sequence ATGACTCGTTTAAATTTACAAAAAGAAAATACCATATGTAAAATTATAGAATTAGAAGGATCCAATAAGTTTATAAGCAAAATAACAGCCATGGGTCTAACGAACGGAACATTTATAGAAGTGATTCAAAATAATAAAAAGTTTCCAGTTTTATTATTTGCTAGAGATACAATGATTGCTGTAAGTAAAGAGGAAGCTAAAAAAATCCTTGTAAAGGAGGTATCCTAA